A single Methanolobus sp. ZRKC5 DNA region contains:
- the phoU gene encoding phosphate signaling complex protein PhoU, which produces MTRTKYHEMLGILKNNVTQMGKLSQDAINNSMKALKELDMELAKSVIDGDQAIDDYEMKIEKCISHIIALQSPTAGDMRFVTACLKITIDLERMSDLAVNVAEVAERIEGEHIKPLINIPKMAETAENMLEQAMIAFASNDVELATSTAKRDDKIDRTFYATEKELIEMMIKDDTIITNASHLLFVLRYLERIGDHACNICESVVYSVSGKRVDLN; this is translated from the coding sequence ATGACACGTACAAAGTACCATGAAATGCTTGGTATTCTGAAAAATAATGTAACACAGATGGGAAAACTATCCCAGGATGCCATAAATAACTCTATGAAAGCTCTGAAAGAGCTTGACATGGAGCTTGCAAAAAGTGTTATAGATGGAGATCAGGCAATTGACGATTACGAAATGAAAATAGAGAAATGCATTTCTCATATCATAGCACTCCAAAGTCCCACAGCAGGCGATATGAGATTTGTCACCGCCTGCCTTAAGATTACAATTGACCTTGAGAGAATGAGTGACCTTGCAGTCAATGTTGCTGAAGTCGCAGAAAGAATTGAAGGCGAACACATCAAACCACTCATTAACATACCTAAAATGGCAGAGACCGCCGAAAATATGCTTGAGCAGGCAATGATAGCATTCGCAAGTAATGATGTTGAGTTAGCAACGTCCACTGCAAAAAGAGATGATAAAATCGACAGAACATTCTATGCTACAGAAAAAGAACTTATTGAGATGATGATAAAGGATGACACCATAATAACCAATGCATCACATCTTTTGTTCGTCCTTCGCTACCTTGAAAGGATAGGTGACCACGCATGCAATATTTGTGAGAGCGTGGTGTATAGCGTATCCGGGAAAAGAGTGGACCTCAATTAA
- the pstB gene encoding phosphate ABC transporter ATP-binding protein PstB, with protein MPETYDNGTEIEVNDLNLWYGDNHALHDIAIDIPKNSVTALIGPSGCGKSTFLRCLNRMNDLIKGCRIEGKVHIDNQNIYSNEVDVVDLRKRVGMVFQKPNPFPMSIQDNISYGPRIHGVSKKNIGGIVEEALKSGALWEEVSDRLDKSALDLSGGQQQRLCIARTLAVKPEVILFDEPCSALDPISTGKIEELILELKKDYTIVIVTHNMQQAARISDYTGFFLTGDLVEFDKTEQIFESPQEKSTEDYITGRFG; from the coding sequence ATGCCAGAAACTTACGATAACGGTACAGAAATAGAGGTCAATGACCTTAACCTCTGGTACGGAGACAACCATGCTCTCCACGACATAGCTATAGACATACCAAAAAACAGTGTCACGGCACTTATAGGCCCATCGGGTTGCGGTAAATCAACGTTTTTGAGATGCCTTAACAGGATGAACGACCTTATTAAGGGCTGCCGTATTGAAGGAAAAGTACATATTGACAATCAAAACATATATTCAAATGAGGTGGATGTGGTTGATCTCAGGAAAAGAGTGGGGATGGTATTCCAGAAACCAAATCCATTCCCCATGTCAATACAAGATAACATTTCCTATGGACCACGCATTCACGGCGTAAGCAAAAAAAATATAGGTGGCATTGTAGAGGAAGCACTCAAATCAGGGGCTCTGTGGGAAGAAGTATCAGACAGGCTTGACAAATCTGCCCTTGACCTTAGTGGTGGACAACAACAAAGATTGTGCATAGCAAGGACCCTTGCAGTCAAACCGGAAGTTATACTATTTGATGAACCTTGTAGTGCACTGGACCCAATATCCACAGGCAAAATTGAAGAGCTGATTCTCGAACTTAAAAAAGACTACACCATTGTCATTGTCACGCATAATATGCAGCAAGCCGCCAGGATATCAGACTACACTGGTTTTTTCCTTACAGGAGATCTTGTGGAGTTTGACAAGACAGAGCAAATATTTGAAAGTCCACAGGAAAAATCAACGGAAGATTATATAACGGGAAGATTTGGGTGA
- the pstA gene encoding phosphate ABC transporter permease PstA translates to MFSNPKINEKIAFTLLKIATGMVVAFVLVILYYIISNGYSALSFEFITSMPKSRMTEGGIYPAIAGTMYLIVGSMAVALPLGMLAAIYLTEYAQPGKTTWAIEMAISNLAGTPSVVFGLFGLAMFVKYLGFGASILSASLTLALLILPVIIRASQEGLLTVPKEYREASLALGVTKWETIRRVVLPAAIPGMITGAILSIGRVAGETAPILLTGAAYFLPRLPDSIYSQFMALPYHLYVLATSGTSIAQTRPIQYGTALILLIIVLCVNVVAVSLRSHYRKKLQR, encoded by the coding sequence ATGTTCTCCAATCCAAAAATCAATGAAAAAATAGCCTTTACGCTATTGAAAATCGCAACCGGAATGGTTGTTGCATTTGTCCTGGTAATCCTATATTACATCATATCCAACGGATACAGCGCCCTCAGCTTTGAATTTATAACCAGCATGCCCAAAAGTAGAATGACAGAAGGTGGCATTTACCCTGCCATAGCAGGAACAATGTATCTGATAGTAGGTTCAATGGCAGTTGCCCTGCCACTGGGAATGCTAGCTGCCATTTACCTTACAGAGTACGCACAGCCTGGAAAAACCACATGGGCAATTGAAATGGCAATCAGCAATCTTGCAGGAACACCGTCTGTGGTCTTTGGACTGTTTGGTCTGGCAATGTTTGTGAAGTATCTGGGTTTTGGAGCTTCCATACTTTCTGCTTCTTTAACACTTGCACTGTTAATCCTGCCCGTAATAATAAGAGCAAGTCAGGAGGGCCTTCTGACAGTTCCCAAAGAATATAGAGAAGCTTCACTTGCCCTTGGAGTCACTAAGTGGGAAACCATTAGAAGAGTCGTCCTTCCTGCAGCAATTCCCGGAATGATAACCGGTGCGATACTTAGCATTGGAAGAGTTGCAGGCGAGACCGCACCAATATTACTCACAGGAGCAGCTTATTTCCTCCCAAGACTCCCGGATTCCATATATTCACAATTCATGGCACTGCCATACCACCTATACGTGCTTGCCACATCAGGCACCAGCATTGCTCAGACAAGACCAATCCAATATGGTACAGCACTTATACTGCTTATAATTGTACTTTGTGTGAACGTTGTTGCAGTAAGCCTGAGATCACACTACAGGAAAAAATTACAGAGATGA
- the pstC gene encoding phosphate ABC transporter permease subunit PstC, which yields MLNRYFKEKGIESLLFASGAVAVVALFLLCIFLFRDGLLLFKEYPISSFFTDTKWYPTSDPEHFGLLPLFLGSLIVTVGAILFSVPLGIATAIYISELANPKIAGVLKPVTEILAGIPSVVYGFFGLVILVPFVQKTLQIPTGQTALTGSIMLGIMALPTIISISEDAISSVPRAIKEGSLALGSTKWQTIYKVTVPAALSGISAAVMLGIGRAIGETMTVMMVTGNSAVIPGFPSGLFAPVRTMTATIALEMGEVPQGSDHFHALFAIGSVLFITTFIINIIANYIKRRYRFDL from the coding sequence ATGTTAAACAGATATTTTAAGGAAAAGGGCATTGAGTCACTACTCTTTGCATCTGGCGCAGTGGCAGTAGTAGCCCTTTTCCTCCTTTGTATTTTTTTATTCCGCGATGGATTGCTCCTATTTAAAGAATACCCGATCAGTAGTTTTTTTACCGATACAAAGTGGTACCCTACATCAGATCCCGAACATTTCGGACTTTTACCACTGTTTTTGGGATCATTGATAGTAACTGTAGGAGCAATATTATTTTCAGTACCACTGGGAATAGCAACAGCAATTTACATATCAGAACTTGCTAACCCAAAAATCGCGGGTGTTCTAAAGCCAGTTACAGAAATACTTGCAGGCATTCCATCCGTTGTTTACGGATTCTTTGGTCTTGTGATACTCGTCCCTTTTGTCCAGAAGACACTACAAATACCAACTGGACAAACAGCACTTACGGGTTCAATAATGCTTGGAATAATGGCACTTCCCACAATAATATCCATATCAGAGGATGCCATCAGTTCAGTCCCACGAGCCATAAAAGAAGGATCACTGGCACTTGGGTCCACAAAATGGCAGACAATATACAAAGTAACAGTACCTGCAGCACTTTCAGGCATATCGGCAGCTGTTATGCTGGGAATTGGAAGAGCCATCGGCGAAACCATGACAGTTATGATGGTTACAGGAAATTCAGCTGTGATCCCCGGATTCCCCTCTGGATTATTTGCACCTGTAAGGACCATGACTGCTACAATTGCACTGGAAATGGGAGAAGTTCCCCAGGGAAGTGATCACTTTCATGCTCTTTTTGCAATCGGTTCTGTACTTTTCATAACTACATTTATAATCAACATCATAGCCAACTACATAAAAAGGAGATATAGGTTCGACCTGTGA
- a CDS encoding PstS family phosphate ABC transporter substrate-binding protein — protein sequence MISGKLLKNITICSAVLLIIATVFIGIGCVDKEGTTDSEAIIIKGSDTVLPLSQAESEEFMYANPDTSITIIGGGSGVGIAALIDGEIEVAMASRNIKDSEMENAQANGIEPVEHVVAWDGIAVVVNPENPVTELTFDQLKSIYDGSISNWADVGGEDLIITVITRDSSSGTYGYFQEEVLLDEEYRQDALVQPATGAIVQEVAQNTGAIGYIGYAYLGENIAALALDGGEGFVEATPENIISGDYPLARPLYYYTNGDPAGLAKEFIDYVLSPTGQDIVSDVGYFPVN from the coding sequence ATGATATCAGGAAAATTATTGAAGAACATAACAATATGTTCTGCTGTACTGTTAATTATTGCAACTGTCTTCATAGGCATCGGTTGTGTAGATAAGGAAGGGACCACAGACTCAGAAGCAATCATAATAAAGGGTTCAGACACGGTACTCCCACTTTCCCAGGCAGAATCTGAGGAGTTTATGTATGCAAACCCTGACACAAGCATCACAATCATTGGTGGTGGCTCAGGAGTAGGAATTGCTGCACTTATCGATGGAGAGATAGAGGTTGCAATGGCTTCAAGAAATATCAAGGACTCCGAAATGGAAAATGCACAGGCAAATGGCATTGAACCTGTAGAACATGTTGTTGCATGGGATGGGATTGCAGTTGTAGTAAACCCTGAGAACCCGGTAACAGAACTTACATTCGATCAGCTCAAGAGCATTTACGACGGAAGTATTAGTAACTGGGCAGACGTCGGTGGAGAAGACCTTATAATCACAGTAATTACCCGTGACAGCAGTTCAGGAACCTACGGATACTTCCAGGAAGAAGTACTTCTCGATGAAGAATACCGCCAGGATGCACTTGTACAGCCAGCTACCGGTGCAATCGTACAGGAAGTCGCTCAGAACACAGGCGCTATCGGATACATCGGTTACGCATACCTTGGTGAAAACATCGCAGCACTTGCACTTGATGGCGGAGAAGGCTTTGTAGAAGCCACCCCTGAAAACATTATTAGCGGAGATTATCCACTTGCAAGACCACTTTACTACTATACAAACGGTGATCCTGCAGGACTTGCTAAAGAATTCATTGACTACGTATTGAGTCCTACAGGACAGGACATAGTATCAGATGTCGGATACTTCCCGGTAAATTAA